From one Melioribacteraceae bacterium genomic stretch:
- a CDS encoding adenylosuccinate synthase, whose translation MDVTILVGSQWGDEGKGKIVDILSEKYDVVVRYQGGANAGHTIKIDDKQFILHLIPSGILRRDVACVIGSGVVIDPKALLDEIRFLEDHNISFKDRLFISHNAHLIMPYHKLLDSISEKGDRKIGTTGRGIGPCYIDKYARKGIKIVDLLNKPHLEKLIRQNIEEKNTLLTKVYNENELDVDAIIKEYLEFDKVIDPFIKDVPVYLNQQISEGKSILMEGAQGTLLDVDFGTYPYVTSSNPTSGGGCTGTGIPPTKISSVFGIVKAYTTRVGLGPFPTELDEENGEKLRQAGAEFGATTGRPRRCGWFDTFMMRYSRMINGIERVAITKLDVLSYLDEIKVCVGYEVEGKKLTSFPTDIAQMEKVTPIYETLPGWKKDISKVRSFEELPNEAQQYLSYISEKCGFEISIISVGPSRAETIIL comes from the coding sequence ATGGATGTAACCATTCTAGTTGGAAGCCAATGGGGCGATGAAGGTAAAGGCAAAATTGTTGATATTCTTAGCGAGAAGTATGATGTTGTAGTACGATATCAAGGTGGTGCTAATGCCGGACATACAATTAAAATTGATGATAAGCAATTCATACTACACTTAATACCATCCGGTATTTTACGAAGAGATGTAGCTTGCGTTATCGGAAGCGGAGTGGTTATTGATCCTAAAGCGCTGTTGGATGAAATTAGATTTTTAGAAGATCACAATATTTCATTTAAAGACCGCTTATTTATAAGTCACAACGCTCATCTTATTATGCCCTATCATAAATTGCTCGACTCGATCAGTGAAAAAGGCGACAGAAAAATCGGAACTACAGGAAGAGGTATTGGACCTTGTTATATTGACAAATATGCTCGTAAAGGAATTAAAATAGTCGATCTGCTGAATAAACCTCATCTTGAAAAATTGATACGACAAAATATTGAAGAGAAAAACACTCTCTTAACAAAAGTGTATAATGAAAATGAACTTGATGTTGATGCTATAATAAAAGAATACTTGGAATTTGATAAAGTGATTGATCCATTTATTAAAGATGTTCCGGTTTATCTGAATCAACAAATTTCCGAAGGTAAAAGTATTTTAATGGAAGGTGCTCAAGGGACTCTTTTAGATGTTGACTTCGGAACGTACCCTTACGTTACTTCATCAAATCCGACATCCGGTGGCGGCTGTACAGGTACAGGAATTCCACCAACTAAAATTTCATCAGTATTCGGAATTGTGAAAGCTTATACAACAAGAGTGGGTTTGGGACCCTTCCCTACCGAATTGGATGAAGAGAATGGTGAAAAATTACGTCAAGCAGGCGCAGAGTTTGGAGCAACAACCGGTCGTCCAAGAAGATGTGGTTGGTTTGATACTTTCATGATGAGATATTCGAGAATGATAAATGGTATTGAAAGAGTTGCAATTACCAAGCTTGATGTACTAAGCTATCTTGATGAAATTAAAGTCTGCGTCGGGTATGAAGTCGAAGGGAAAAAATTAACATCCTTCCCAACGGATATTGCTCAAATGGAAAAAGTAACTCCAATTTATGAAACTTTGCCGGGATGGAAGAAAGATATTTCAAAAGTTCGCTCATTTGAAGAATTACCTAATGAAGCTCAACAATATCTATCCTACATCTCAGAGAAGTGCGGTTTTGAGATATCTATTATTTCGGTTGGGCCAAGTAGAGCAGAGACAATAATTTTATAA
- a CDS encoding HAMP domain-containing sensor histidine kinase, with amino-acid sequence MKMSGGPASFNIKIILLLFGITIAAGTLYFTNNLVQKLQDREREIVELYAKGLEYIADPNINNNFDVTFVFENIVKRIDFPLILTDENDNVIFQGFDIGIRNLEFDTTLSDTELQEFLKEKVAELSKEHTPIIVNFPDSKISRKIYYGDSELVKNLRLFPYLQLTFALFFLLIAYFSFSYMKKTEQSNIWVGMAKETAHQLGTPISSLMGWTEMLRLYHDNPDKVIDTADEIDNDLSRLNKVTHRFSKIGSKPELKPENLNELLNRIMNYFYRRLPSSAENLKMKIEGPEDLTVNLNAELFEWVIENLVKNALDAIEHKQGEINFTYFADEKYVHLEVSDNGKGIDYKRRKDIFRPGYSTKRRGWGLGLSLTKRIVENYHHGKIFVKESVIGKGTTFKILLHK; translated from the coding sequence ATGAAAATGTCCGGCGGACCTGCCTCCTTTAACATAAAAATTATTTTGCTTCTATTTGGAATAACCATTGCCGCGGGTACGTTATACTTCACTAATAATCTAGTTCAAAAACTTCAGGACAGAGAGCGCGAAATCGTTGAGCTTTATGCGAAGGGACTGGAATATATTGCCGATCCAAATATCAATAATAATTTCGATGTCACTTTTGTCTTCGAAAACATAGTAAAGCGAATCGACTTCCCACTAATCTTAACCGATGAAAACGATAATGTGATTTTTCAAGGATTCGATATAGGAATTCGTAATCTTGAGTTTGATACAACTCTATCTGATACAGAACTTCAAGAATTCTTAAAAGAAAAAGTCGCTGAACTCTCAAAAGAACATACACCAATTATTGTGAATTTTCCCGATTCCAAAATCTCTCGAAAAATATATTACGGAGATTCAGAATTAGTCAAGAATTTAAGATTATTCCCCTACCTACAACTAACGTTTGCTCTATTCTTTTTACTGATCGCATATTTCAGTTTTAGTTACATGAAGAAAACCGAACAAAGCAATATTTGGGTTGGGATGGCGAAGGAGACGGCGCATCAACTCGGAACACCTATTTCAAGTTTGATGGGATGGACTGAAATGCTTCGTTTATATCATGATAATCCTGATAAAGTTATCGACACCGCTGACGAAATAGATAATGATCTTTCACGATTAAACAAAGTGACTCATAGATTTTCGAAAATCGGTTCTAAACCGGAATTAAAACCCGAGAACTTGAATGAATTATTAAACCGCATTATGAATTATTTTTATAGAAGACTTCCTAGTTCCGCCGAAAATCTTAAAATGAAAATTGAAGGTCCGGAAGATTTAACGGTAAATTTGAACGCCGAATTATTTGAATGGGTAATTGAGAATCTCGTGAAAAATGCTTTAGACGCTATTGAACACAAGCAAGGCGAAATCAATTTTACATATTTTGCCGATGAAAAATATGTACATCTAGAAGTTAGCGATAACGGCAAGGGAATTGACTATAAAAGAAGAAAAGATATTTTTAGACCTGGATACAGTACAAAAAGGCGTGGCTGGGGTTTGGGTTTAAGTTTAACTAAACGAATAGTTGAGAATTACCATCACGGAAAGATTTTCGTTAAAGAATCAGTGATCGGGAAAGGAACTACCTTCAAAATTCTCCTCCATAAATAA
- a CDS encoding ferredoxin--NADP reductase, whose product MSDFLNLIVDEINNETEDTLSILLHERDNRDLSFLPGQFLTFIFDADGIETRRGYSIWTTPDELPQVGVAIKKFKDGVTTKYLLENLKVGDHINSLPPLGNFTVEPNPAAERSLVMFGAGSGITPLMSHLQSILKYEPKSNVFLFYGNHDEKSIIFYEKLQSLTKQYSERFFVEHCLSHPSDKWQGISGRISKDCAIELLNKYADKLKDKTEYYLCGPEEMMQNAMDLLKERGIDRKDIHREIYTTKILDESDEIEEKEREVTIILNGDRHKVIVQPGKAILEKALENGLAIPNSCQFGNCGTCKAKLLSGKLKLIEQTALTDEDIKQGYCLTCVGYPASDNVVIMYESQF is encoded by the coding sequence ATGAGTGATTTTCTGAATTTGATTGTTGATGAAATAAACAACGAAACCGAAGATACACTAAGCATTTTACTACATGAGAGAGATAACCGAGACTTATCGTTTTTACCCGGTCAATTTCTCACATTTATTTTTGATGCTGATGGTATTGAAACACGTCGCGGTTATTCAATTTGGACGACTCCCGATGAACTTCCTCAAGTTGGAGTTGCGATCAAAAAGTTTAAAGATGGAGTTACGACAAAATATCTATTGGAAAATTTAAAAGTCGGGGATCACATTAATTCTCTGCCTCCTCTTGGAAATTTTACAGTTGAGCCAAATCCGGCGGCAGAAAGATCCTTGGTTATGTTTGGTGCAGGTAGCGGAATTACTCCATTAATGTCACACTTGCAATCCATTCTAAAGTATGAACCCAAGAGTAATGTCTTTTTATTTTACGGCAACCACGACGAAAAGTCTATTATATTCTATGAAAAATTACAAAGTTTAACAAAACAATATTCAGAAAGATTTTTTGTTGAACATTGTTTGAGCCATCCAAGTGATAAATGGCAAGGAATAAGTGGAAGGATCTCAAAAGATTGTGCTATTGAGTTACTAAATAAGTATGCCGATAAACTGAAGGATAAAACCGAGTATTATCTTTGTGGTCCTGAAGAGATGATGCAAAACGCAATGGATTTACTAAAAGAAAGGGGTATCGATAGAAAAGATATTCATCGAGAAATTTACACAACAAAGATTCTTGATGAATCTGATGAAATTGAAGAAAAGGAAAGAGAAGTAACAATAATTTTAAATGGCGATAGACACAAGGTCATTGTTCAGCCTGGTAAAGCAATTTTAGAAAAAGCACTTGAAAATGGTTTAGCAATTCCAAACTCATGTCAATTTGGGAATTGCGGTACTTGTAAAGCAAAGTTACTTTCAGGTAAATTAAAATTAATTGAACAAACTGCATTAACCGACGAAGATATCAAACAAGGTTATTGTCTAACTTGTGTGGGTTATCCGGCTAGCGATAACGTTGTGATTATGTACGAAAGTCAATTTTAG
- a CDS encoding amidohydrolase: MKKKIWSNGKIYTANHKQKWAESIVTEGNRILFVGSNDEAKKITGNQFDLHDLEGKLVLPGFIDSHVHLIIGGLSLTKLNLGKVKSKEDFRNSLKEFLANTKSDWVTGGNWNHLQFDTKVLPTKEWIDDLTDKPIYLTRVDIHTALVNSAALKLAGINKNTQAPEGGQIIKDETGEPTGVLKDTAMNLVSKLIPAPLEYELGNAMSAAQKEAHINGITSVHDITEPEHYQLYKKSYAEQKLKLRINCIHPISQVKRLIDGNVFNEIKNEYIRSSGVKAFADGTLGSNTAWFFEPYKDDPTTTGLPTDYMVDGKFREWALLADKNKIQLAVHAIGDRAVSEVINVFEEIVDTNPSWDRRFRIEHVQHIKSEDITRMKKLNVIASMQPSQLYDDGVWAGDKIGQHRLNGTHAVNTLLNNGIKVCLGSDWTVTPLDVIHGIDIAVNRKTKDGANPNGWIPEEKILIEQAINAYTIDAAYASFEENIKGSIEVGKLADFIMLNENAFELPSTEIEKIKVAKTIFNGELVYSI; the protein is encoded by the coding sequence ATGAAAAAGAAAATTTGGTCAAATGGGAAAATTTATACAGCAAATCACAAACAAAAGTGGGCCGAATCAATTGTTACAGAAGGAAATAGAATATTATTTGTGGGAAGTAATGATGAAGCAAAAAAAATAACTGGTAATCAATTTGATCTGCATGATCTAGAAGGGAAACTTGTACTTCCCGGCTTTATTGATTCCCATGTTCATTTGATAATTGGCGGCTTGAGTTTAACAAAATTAAATTTGGGAAAGGTCAAATCGAAAGAGGATTTTAGAAATTCTCTAAAGGAATTCTTAGCAAATACTAAATCCGATTGGGTTACAGGCGGAAATTGGAATCACTTACAATTTGATACAAAAGTACTTCCCACTAAGGAATGGATTGATGATCTTACAGATAAACCGATTTATTTAACAAGAGTTGATATACACACTGCTCTTGTTAATTCCGCTGCTTTAAAATTAGCCGGGATAAATAAGAACACACAAGCACCGGAGGGGGGACAAATAATAAAAGATGAAACCGGTGAACCAACCGGAGTTCTTAAAGATACCGCAATGAATTTGGTATCAAAATTAATTCCCGCACCTTTAGAATACGAATTAGGTAATGCGATGTCTGCTGCACAAAAAGAAGCACATATTAATGGCATTACATCAGTTCATGACATAACCGAACCGGAGCATTATCAACTTTACAAAAAATCTTATGCAGAACAGAAATTAAAATTACGTATAAATTGTATTCATCCAATAAGCCAAGTTAAAAGATTGATCGATGGTAATGTATTCAATGAAATTAAAAATGAATATATCAGAAGCTCGGGAGTAAAAGCATTTGCAGATGGTACTCTGGGATCAAACACTGCGTGGTTTTTTGAACCGTATAAAGACGATCCAACCACAACTGGGTTACCGACCGATTATATGGTGGATGGAAAGTTTCGTGAATGGGCATTGCTTGCTGATAAAAATAAGATTCAATTAGCAGTACACGCAATAGGTGACAGGGCTGTTTCCGAAGTTATTAATGTATTTGAGGAGATTGTAGATACAAATCCGAGTTGGGATAGAAGGTTTAGAATTGAACACGTACAGCATATCAAAAGTGAAGATATTACAAGAATGAAAAAACTTAATGTTATTGCTTCAATGCAGCCTTCTCAGCTGTATGATGACGGAGTTTGGGCTGGGGATAAAATTGGTCAACATAGATTAAACGGTACGCATGCTGTTAACACATTACTTAATAACGGAATCAAAGTTTGTCTAGGCAGTGATTGGACTGTCACACCACTTGATGTTATTCACGGAATCGATATTGCGGTTAACAGAAAAACAAAAGACGGTGCCAATCCCAATGGTTGGATTCCTGAAGAAAAAATATTAATTGAACAAGCAATCAATGCTTACACAATTGATGCAGCCTATGCTTCGTTCGAAGAAAATATAAAAGGATCTATTGAAGTCGGTAAACTTGCCGATTTTATTATGTTAAATGAAAATGCCTTCGAATTACCATCAACTGAAATTGAGAAAATAAAAGTAGCAAAAACTATTTTTAACGGAGAATTAGTTTACAGTATCTAA
- a CDS encoding deaminase: protein MAKKKRPSWDQYFLKEAMLVSERATCPRMHCGCVLVRDKRILSTGYNGSIPGGKHCEDVGCWIVDNHCIRTIHAEMNALLQCSVHGISTQGATAYVTNMPCTNCAKSLIAAGIKEVVIFSDYHDTQAEEFFKMGKVKLRRLKMPNTTIEYDLGSFSSAKKSRKSK, encoded by the coding sequence ATGGCAAAGAAAAAAAGACCATCATGGGATCAATATTTCTTAAAAGAAGCAATGTTAGTTTCGGAACGCGCAACTTGTCCTCGTATGCATTGTGGTTGTGTACTCGTGCGTGATAAAAGAATCTTATCAACCGGATACAATGGATCAATTCCGGGAGGTAAACACTGCGAGGATGTTGGATGCTGGATTGTTGATAATCATTGTATCAGAACAATTCACGCTGAGATGAACGCACTTCTTCAATGCTCAGTTCATGGAATAAGCACTCAAGGAGCAACAGCATATGTAACAAATATGCCTTGTACCAATTGTGCAAAATCATTAATTGCCGCAGGAATCAAAGAAGTTGTAATCTTTTCGGATTATCATGATACTCAAGCTGAAGAATTCTTCAAAATGGGTAAAGTAAAATTGCGAAGATTGAAAATGCCGAATACCACAATCGAGTATGATTTAGGATCATTTTCATCAGCCAAAAAAAGCAGAAAAAGTAAGTAA
- the ppk1 gene encoding polyphosphate kinase 1 has translation MRLTKEYLKKYYRPKNFVNRDLSWVEFNRRVLEEAINPDLPLLDKVKFISIFFSNLDEFYMIRVAGIKDQVVAKIIDPTIDGLTPLQELRAIEKEVRPMIETIYDLWRNEIVPSLRENNVHILNLDKLPKEEQRLLSEYFNKEIYPVLTPLAFDPGRPFPYISNLSLSFAILVKKPNGEEHFARVKVPSILPQLIRIDDIIKPTKKGSNGQFSAKFIWLDELIKKNMQTLFPGLQILDAHRFRITRDTDMEIQEDEADDLLEVIEENIRQRRFGSVVRLEVEKDIPKFMLNTLTENLEITEDDIHIINGPLGLSSVMQLYDLPLHHLKEPPFHPVIPREFEEEEENIFQKISKGDIYLHHPYDSFTPVVDFVKQASKDPDVLAIKQTLYRVGSNSPIVKYLIEAAERKKQVAVLVELKARFDEENNIFWARELEKAGVHVVYGLVGLKTHSKMTMVVRKEADGVKRYVHLGTGNYNPTTAKLYTDLGLFTINPEICADVSEVFNYLTGYSEQKRYRHLFVSPINTRQSFLRLIEREIDNVNNGKLGRIIFKMNSLVDPLLISSLYEASKRGVKIDMIIRGICCLLPQVPGLSENIRVISIVGRFLEHSRAYYFYNGGDEELYLSSADLMPRNLDRRVEVTFPVYDKKIKQEIIEKLLLTGIKDNQKARVILPNGRHAFNHPVVGEEKINLQEYLMEKASGKVHKLVRREKVKKD, from the coding sequence ATGCGTCTGACAAAGGAATATCTGAAAAAATATTATCGCCCGAAAAATTTCGTAAATCGCGATCTAAGCTGGGTTGAATTTAATCGAAGAGTTCTGGAAGAAGCAATTAACCCAGATCTCCCATTATTAGATAAAGTGAAATTCATTTCAATCTTCTTTTCCAACCTAGATGAATTTTACATGATTCGTGTTGCCGGAATTAAAGATCAGGTTGTAGCAAAAATTATTGATCCGACTATTGACGGATTGACACCTCTTCAGGAATTACGCGCCATAGAAAAAGAAGTTCGCCCGATGATTGAAACCATTTATGATTTATGGCGAAACGAAATTGTTCCATCTTTAAGAGAAAATAATGTTCATATTCTGAACCTTGACAAACTTCCAAAAGAAGAACAAAGACTATTATCAGAATATTTTAACAAAGAAATCTATCCGGTATTAACACCATTAGCTTTTGATCCCGGGAGACCTTTTCCTTATATCTCAAACTTGAGTTTGAGTTTTGCAATTCTTGTAAAAAAGCCGAATGGCGAAGAGCATTTTGCAAGAGTTAAAGTGCCAAGTATATTACCGCAATTAATAAGAATTGACGATATTATTAAACCGACAAAAAAAGGAAGTAATGGTCAATTCTCAGCTAAATTTATTTGGCTTGATGAATTAATAAAGAAAAATATGCAAACACTTTTCCCCGGACTTCAAATACTCGACGCACATAGGTTCAGAATAACTCGTGACACAGATATGGAAATTCAGGAAGATGAAGCCGATGATTTACTCGAAGTGATTGAAGAAAATATTCGTCAACGCAGATTTGGTTCTGTTGTTCGATTAGAAGTCGAAAAAGATATTCCGAAATTCATGTTAAACACGCTTACAGAGAATTTAGAAATAACCGAGGATGATATACATATAATTAACGGTCCCCTTGGTTTAAGCAGTGTTATGCAATTATATGATCTCCCATTGCATCATTTAAAGGAACCTCCTTTCCATCCGGTAATTCCTCGTGAATTTGAAGAAGAGGAAGAAAATATTTTTCAGAAAATTTCTAAAGGTGATATTTATCTTCATCATCCGTACGATTCATTTACACCTGTTGTTGATTTTGTAAAGCAAGCTTCAAAAGATCCTGATGTGCTTGCGATTAAACAAACACTCTATCGTGTTGGCTCTAATTCTCCTATTGTAAAATATCTTATTGAAGCCGCGGAGCGAAAAAAGCAAGTTGCTGTTCTGGTTGAATTGAAAGCGAGATTTGACGAAGAGAATAATATCTTTTGGGCCCGTGAACTTGAAAAAGCAGGAGTGCATGTTGTTTACGGATTGGTTGGTTTAAAAACACATTCAAAAATGACAATGGTCGTAAGAAAAGAAGCAGATGGTGTTAAACGATACGTTCATCTCGGTACCGGGAATTATAATCCAACCACAGCTAAACTTTATACCGATCTTGGATTATTTACGATTAATCCTGAAATCTGTGCGGATGTCTCTGAAGTTTTTAATTATTTAACTGGTTATTCCGAGCAAAAGAGATACAGACATTTATTTGTTTCACCAATCAATACACGTCAAAGTTTTCTAAGATTAATTGAAAGAGAAATTGATAACGTTAACAATGGTAAACTGGGAAGAATAATATTCAAAATGAATTCTCTTGTTGATCCATTATTAATTTCATCACTTTACGAAGCTTCTAAACGCGGTGTAAAAATAGATATGATCATTCGCGGAATTTGTTGTTTACTTCCGCAAGTACCTGGCTTAAGTGAAAATATAAGAGTTATCAGTATCGTGGGAAGATTCTTGGAACACAGCCGTGCTTATTATTTCTATAATGGCGGGGATGAAGAATTGTATCTGAGTAGTGCCGATTTAATGCCAAGAAATTTAGATAGAAGAGTTGAAGTTACTTTTCCGGTTTATGACAAAAAAATAAAACAAGAAATTATTGAAAAACTTTTACTCACAGGAATAAAAGATAATCAGAAAGCGCGTGTTATTTTACCGAACGGGCGACATGCATTTAATCATCCGGTTGTTGGTGAAGAAAAAATTAATCTTCAAGAATACTTAATGGAAAAAGCGAGCGGTAAGGTTCACAAGCTAGTGAGAAGAGAAAAAGTTAAAAAAGACTAG
- a CDS encoding nucleoside recognition domain-containing protein: MSSRDYILKQADDLRWEIGENFHDHIIESLYKDAGQIASKVVKHEGEDKKYKFDQILDRLVTSRWTGFPIMFLLLAVVFWITVEGSNVPSGLLASLLVDTIHPLLKSFGTEIGLPIWLNGLLIDGAYLALAWVVAVMLPPMAIFFPLFTLLEDFGYLPRVAFNMDNLYKKVGAHGKQALTMSMGFGCNAAGIIATRIIDSPRERLIAIITNNFSLCNGRWPTQILIATIFIGGAVPAHLAGIVSAAAVVGIAVLGVVFSLIVSWGLSNTVLKGEASAFSLELPPYRPPRLLQTLYTSLIDRTIFVLWRAIIFAIPAGLVIWLVSNISIGELTIAELFINWSNPFAILFGLNGIILLAYIIAIPANEIVIPTILMLTVTTASLAGVGSGAGVMFELESVNETAQILYGGGWTALTGVSLMLFSLLHNPCSTTLFTIYKETKSVKWTVVSALLPIAMGFTLTFFVAQIWRMLS; this comes from the coding sequence ATGAGCAGCAGAGATTATATATTAAAACAAGCTGATGATCTTAGATGGGAGATAGGTGAGAATTTCCATGATCATATTATCGAATCACTTTACAAAGATGCTGGACAGATTGCATCAAAAGTTGTGAAACACGAAGGTGAGGATAAAAAGTATAAATTCGATCAAATTTTAGACCGGTTAGTTACAAGTCGTTGGACAGGTTTCCCAATAATGTTTTTACTTCTTGCAGTTGTATTCTGGATAACTGTTGAAGGATCAAATGTTCCTTCCGGTTTATTAGCGTCTCTACTTGTTGATACAATTCATCCTTTATTAAAAAGTTTTGGAACTGAAATAGGTTTACCGATTTGGTTAAATGGCTTACTTATTGACGGCGCATATTTAGCTTTGGCTTGGGTTGTCGCAGTGATGCTTCCTCCTATGGCAATTTTTTTCCCGTTGTTTACTTTACTTGAAGATTTCGGTTATTTACCCCGAGTTGCGTTCAATATGGACAATCTCTATAAGAAAGTCGGTGCACACGGGAAACAAGCGTTAACTATGAGTATGGGTTTCGGTTGTAACGCTGCGGGAATTATTGCAACAAGAATCATTGATAGTCCTCGGGAAAGATTAATTGCGATAATCACAAATAATTTTTCACTTTGTAACGGTAGATGGCCAACACAAATTTTGATTGCTACTATTTTTATAGGAGGCGCTGTTCCTGCTCATTTAGCCGGGATTGTTTCTGCGGCAGCAGTAGTCGGGATTGCCGTTCTGGGGGTTGTGTTTAGTCTTATTGTTTCTTGGGGATTATCAAATACCGTCTTAAAAGGTGAAGCATCCGCGTTTAGTTTGGAACTTCCACCTTACAGACCACCAAGATTATTACAGACTCTTTATACATCTCTTATTGATAGAACTATTTTTGTTTTGTGGCGTGCAATTATTTTTGCAATTCCGGCAGGATTAGTTATATGGCTGGTGTCAAATATTTCTATTGGTGAATTAACAATTGCCGAACTTTTCATCAATTGGTCAAATCCATTCGCAATACTATTTGGATTAAATGGAATAATTCTTCTTGCATATATTATTGCGATTCCGGCAAACGAAATAGTTATTCCAACAATACTGATGCTTACTGTAACCACAGCAAGTCTTGCTGGTGTTGGCTCAGGTGCAGGTGTTATGTTTGAACTCGAATCCGTAAATGAGACTGCACAAATTTTATACGGTGGTGGATGGACAGCGTTAACCGGAGTATCATTAATGTTGTTTAGTTTATTGCATAATCCTTGTTCAACAACATTATTTACAATATATAAAGAAACAAAAAGTGTCAAATGGACGGTAGTTTCTGCTTTACTGCCAATAGCGATGGGATTTACTTTAACATTTTTTGTAGCACAGATTTGGCGAATGTTAAGCTAG
- a CDS encoding FeoB small GTPase domain-containing protein, whose product MVDIHNCENCPAHNIDNLVKLGINMSGFDYVVALAGNPNTGKSTVFNNLTGLRQHTGNWPGKTVTRAEGAFAVNNTKYKLIDLPGTYSLLSTSTDEEVARDFILFGQPDVTVIVVDATRLERNLNLVLQVLEITDRAVLCLNLIDEAKRHKIEIDHRSLSRELGIPVVPAAARQKIGMDELINKINEVATGKYVCKPYRVKNISNKVSQVVEEITKNILKEFPELPNARWVAMRLLEGDQSIINAVKTGELGNIKSVSLIASQQVA is encoded by the coding sequence ATGGTTGATATACATAATTGCGAAAATTGTCCAGCACATAATATTGATAATCTGGTTAAACTCGGTATTAATATGTCGGGGTTCGACTATGTAGTGGCTCTTGCTGGAAATCCAAACACCGGAAAAAGTACTGTATTCAACAATCTAACTGGTTTAAGACAACACACCGGTAACTGGCCTGGCAAAACTGTCACTCGCGCGGAAGGTGCTTTCGCAGTAAACAACACAAAATATAAATTAATCGATTTACCCGGAACATACTCACTCTTATCAACAAGTACTGATGAAGAAGTTGCGAGAGATTTTATTTTATTCGGGCAGCCGGATGTAACGGTTATTGTTGTTGATGCAACAAGACTTGAACGAAATCTTAATCTTGTTTTGCAAGTTTTAGAAATTACCGACAGAGCTGTGTTATGTCTAAATTTAATTGATGAAGCTAAAAGGCATAAAATAGAAATTGATCATCGATCACTTTCACGAGAACTTGGCATTCCAGTAGTCCCCGCTGCAGCTCGTCAAAAAATTGGAATGGACGAATTGATAAATAAAATTAATGAAGTAGCAACGGGCAAATATGTATGCAAGCCTTATCGTGTTAAAAACATATCCAACAAAGTGTCGCAAGTTGTTGAAGAAATAACAAAAAATATTTTGAAAGAATTTCCCGAACTACCAAATGCTCGCTGGGTTGCAATGAGGTTATTGGAAGGTGATCAATCAATTATCAATGCTGTAAAGACAGGTGAACTTGGTAACATAAAAAGTGTTTCATTAATTGCTTCACAGCAAGTAGCATAG